Proteins from a genomic interval of Salinarchaeum sp. Harcht-Bsk1:
- a CDS encoding winged helix-turn-helix domain-containing protein: protein MTGDAQNPMDALEALGNEIRISILRELADAERALSFTELRDRVGLRDSGKFNYHLSTLCEYFVRDTNEGYELGHAGTRVISATGRPAPDEAEDSGVEPIAAEEECPVCGEPNCEKLFHVHLSAPWR from the coding sequence ATGACAGGGGACGCACAGAACCCCATGGACGCCCTGGAGGCACTCGGCAACGAGATTCGCATCTCGATCCTTCGGGAGCTCGCCGACGCCGAGCGCGCCCTCTCCTTCACGGAACTGCGCGATCGGGTCGGCCTCCGCGACTCCGGGAAGTTCAACTACCACCTCTCGACGCTGTGTGAGTACTTCGTCCGCGACACGAACGAGGGGTACGAACTCGGACACGCGGGGACCAGGGTCATTTCCGCGACGGGTCGGCCGGCGCCAGACGAGGCCGAAGACTCGGGTGTCGAACCGATTGCTGCCGAGGAGGAGTGTCCGGTGTGTGGCGAACCGAACTGCGAGAAACTGTTCCACGTTCACCTGTCGGCGCCCTGGCGATAG
- a CDS encoding DsrE family protein produces the protein MQTVFHVSSPESDVRRHAMVNVTNLLEDDTTAAPDDDVAIVANGAGVRMFVASTAANGELVASLVERGVECFACGASLAKMNAITADLLPGVERVQSGVGALARLQDEGYGYVKAP, from the coding sequence ATGCAAACGGTGTTCCACGTTTCGAGTCCGGAGTCCGACGTCCGACGACACGCGATGGTGAACGTCACCAATCTACTGGAAGACGACACGACCGCGGCACCCGACGACGACGTCGCAATCGTCGCGAACGGTGCTGGCGTTCGGATGTTCGTCGCCAGCACGGCAGCGAACGGGGAACTCGTCGCGTCACTCGTCGAACGGGGCGTCGAGTGCTTCGCCTGCGGTGCGAGTCTCGCGAAGATGAATGCCATCACGGCGGACCTCTTGCCGGGCGTCGAACGAGTCCAGAGTGGCGTCGGCGCTCTGGCACGCTTGCAGGATGAGGGGTACGGGTACGTCAAAGCGCCGTAG
- a CDS encoding right-handed parallel beta-helix repeat-containing protein, which translates to MDGSPPSERNPRLVIWVRIAVAIGFLLAFFGIVGYSVLGVGFAAKPLAADSSGVDSPRTDVNGSSDAGAGVAGPGNGTQDGDENESNTPIGENTTDDDSGADEGEADNSSNQTSPSEEMESTAGDGGDDLPGTSTDEETESDDAEDSGDDDTGAAGTESGDEQGVDGGASQGTGTDDGGNGAPPADSTPEPDDPTPEDGSGVRPVTECTVIDQPGTYEIGQNIGDTNVQEIDVGNGFVRPVCIAIQTSDVVLEGNGNVLGGSGESLSVGVHVYDPAGSTVSNVSIRNLRVEGWSNGVQIGVDTYVVASGASATASIEDVQTVDSENHGVFVVGPGSSLEGVTASGNDGSGIGLFDASGVRIDDATVSDNGDHGLALFEGVFDGEYTGITAANNGGSGIFIGTDSSGNRFADLSIRNNDGPAIRGYDGSDNEVDDPIVESDGGTERQPPEAGSNDSAGTDDADESTSGPSDANSTVGTDEQGEDETEAGERDETQREEDGDDDTEVEEDAEDDDADGDDADDDDGDESTTDTEEDEAGEGDTEDADDESTDDVTDDVVDLFTTLFG; encoded by the coding sequence ATGGACGGCTCGCCCCCGAGCGAACGCAATCCGCGGCTGGTGATCTGGGTCCGGATCGCGGTTGCCATCGGCTTCCTCCTCGCATTCTTCGGAATCGTCGGGTACTCGGTGCTCGGCGTCGGTTTCGCCGCGAAACCGTTGGCTGCTGACTCCAGCGGAGTCGACTCGCCCCGTACGGACGTCAACGGCTCCTCGGACGCCGGCGCTGGAGTCGCCGGGCCGGGGAACGGAACGCAGGATGGCGACGAGAACGAATCGAACACGCCGATCGGAGAGAACACCACTGACGACGATTCAGGCGCCGACGAAGGCGAAGCGGACAACTCGTCGAACCAGACGTCCCCGTCTGAGGAGATGGAGTCCACCGCCGGCGACGGCGGCGACGACCTCCCAGGAACGTCGACGGACGAGGAAACCGAGAGCGACGACGCCGAGGATTCGGGGGACGACGATACAGGTGCTGCCGGAACCGAATCCGGCGATGAACAGGGCGTCGACGGAGGAGCGTCCCAGGGCACCGGCACCGACGATGGCGGGAACGGGGCTCCACCGGCCGATTCGACTCCTGAACCGGACGATCCGACTCCTGAGGATGGGTCGGGCGTCCGGCCGGTGACCGAGTGTACGGTCATCGACCAGCCCGGTACGTACGAGATCGGACAAAACATCGGCGATACCAACGTCCAGGAGATCGACGTCGGCAACGGCTTCGTCCGACCGGTGTGTATAGCGATCCAGACCAGCGACGTTGTGCTCGAGGGCAACGGGAACGTCCTCGGTGGCTCCGGGGAGTCGCTGAGCGTCGGCGTCCACGTCTACGATCCGGCCGGGTCGACGGTCAGCAACGTATCGATACGTAACCTGCGCGTCGAAGGGTGGTCGAATGGCGTTCAGATCGGCGTCGACACCTACGTCGTTGCTTCGGGCGCGTCCGCGACCGCTTCGATCGAGGACGTTCAGACGGTCGATAGCGAAAATCACGGCGTCTTCGTCGTGGGACCCGGAAGTTCGCTGGAGGGTGTCACTGCGAGTGGGAACGACGGCAGTGGGATCGGGCTGTTCGACGCGAGCGGCGTGCGCATCGACGACGCGACCGTCTCCGACAACGGCGACCACGGCCTCGCGCTCTTCGAGGGCGTGTTCGACGGCGAGTACACTGGTATCACTGCCGCCAATAACGGTGGCTCGGGGATCTTCATCGGGACTGACAGCTCCGGGAACCGATTCGCGGACCTCTCGATCCGGAACAACGACGGTCCTGCGATCCGCGGCTACGACGGCTCCGACAACGAGGTCGACGATCCGATCGTCGAGTCCGACGGCGGTACGGAGAGGCAGCCACCGGAGGCAGGGTCCAACGACAGTGCTGGAACCGACGACGCTGACGAATCCACGTCTGGACCGTCAGACGCCAATTCGACAGTCGGTACCGACGAGCAGGGTGAAGACGAGACCGAAGCAGGAGAGCGGGACGAGACTCAGCGTGAGGAGGACGGGGACGACGATACCGAAGTCGAGGAAGACGCGGAGGACGACGATGCCGATGGCGACGATGCGGATGACGACGACGGGGACGAAAGTACCACCGACACGGAGGAGGACGAGGCTGGCGAGGGGGACACGGAGGATGCTGACGATGAGAGCACGGACGATGTAACCGACGACGTCGTCGATCTGTTCACGACGCTGTTTGGCTAA
- a CDS encoding DUF4177 domain-containing protein, giving the protein MPRQWEYHTIEPPKGLTKRETVDPTEELNRLGAEGWELAETISYDKGGTKLLVFKRPVTDSDSPGDG; this is encoded by the coding sequence ATGCCTCGCCAGTGGGAGTACCACACGATCGAGCCGCCGAAGGGGCTGACCAAGCGCGAGACCGTCGACCCGACCGAGGAACTGAACCGGCTCGGCGCAGAGGGCTGGGAACTCGCCGAGACCATCAGCTACGACAAGGGCGGCACGAAGCTGCTCGTGTTCAAACGACCGGTCACTGATTCGGACTCGCCAGGCGATGGCTGA
- a CDS encoding metallophosphoesterase: protein MADVYYLVSDLHIGGDEQLRTVDFLEEFLAFLRDLETTDEDAELLINGDAFGLWEFTGVEGPAKFDELLAQYPELFEQLRATGETVPITLIPGNHDYELAAYDEYVDRLAEYNVRLRQVESITRTVGDFTVYVEHGMQRDPSNRIPDFGNPFANPPGYFVNQHVTSRAGQLSARGKYNWLKDIQAVTPMTMIPEWLISNYFYREMSPFLRYAAVPFLLLFNVGLAYVAIFVLDYVGIWSLPMNVVQDVLADFGPVGRLLDVFLTANLVVLGLLVAVSVPLYVLFRDVRSTLRRFGLLSPGGRAQPSRDPYLEGARDVFEDDSSVAAFVYGHTHRASLTTIGNRVVCNTGTWLKRLRRVGSVIGVLPPVFYASYRLNYFRFSSTDDGAVVVEYESVQKPDPDDETLLERLVTRSPAPPEPIPDRTVVDPANDRLTSSADEVAASDDQPTRPTD from the coding sequence ATGGCGGACGTCTACTACCTCGTCAGCGACCTCCACATCGGCGGAGACGAACAGCTCCGCACGGTCGACTTCCTCGAGGAATTCCTCGCGTTCCTCCGCGACCTCGAAACGACCGACGAGGACGCCGAACTCCTGATCAACGGTGACGCCTTCGGGCTCTGGGAGTTCACGGGAGTCGAGGGACCCGCGAAGTTCGACGAACTGCTCGCACAGTACCCGGAGCTCTTCGAACAGCTCCGGGCGACCGGCGAGACGGTCCCGATCACCCTCATCCCCGGCAACCACGACTACGAACTGGCGGCATACGACGAGTACGTCGACCGACTGGCCGAGTACAACGTCAGGCTCCGACAGGTGGAGTCGATCACGCGGACGGTCGGTGACTTCACCGTGTACGTCGAACACGGGATGCAACGCGATCCGAGCAATCGGATTCCGGACTTCGGCAATCCGTTCGCGAACCCGCCGGGCTACTTCGTCAACCAGCACGTGACCAGTCGCGCCGGCCAGTTGTCCGCACGCGGCAAGTACAACTGGCTCAAGGACATCCAGGCGGTGACGCCGATGACGATGATTCCCGAGTGGCTCATCTCCAACTACTTCTATCGCGAGATGAGCCCGTTCCTTCGCTACGCGGCCGTCCCATTCCTGCTCCTGTTCAACGTGGGACTGGCGTACGTCGCGATCTTCGTTCTGGATTACGTCGGGATCTGGTCGCTGCCGATGAACGTCGTCCAGGACGTCCTCGCGGACTTCGGCCCAGTCGGCAGACTCCTCGACGTGTTTCTCACGGCGAACCTCGTCGTGCTCGGACTGCTCGTCGCCGTCTCCGTCCCACTTTACGTCCTCTTTCGCGACGTTCGATCGACGTTACGACGATTCGGCCTCCTCTCTCCGGGAGGCAGAGCCCAGCCGTCGCGCGATCCATATCTCGAGGGAGCACGGGACGTGTTCGAAGATGACTCGTCCGTCGCCGCGTTCGTCTACGGCCACACGCACCGGGCTTCGCTGACGACGATCGGGAACCGCGTCGTCTGCAACACCGGAACCTGGCTCAAACGGCTTCGCCGGGTCGGATCGGTGATCGGCGTGCTCCCGCCGGTGTTCTACGCGAGCTACCGACTCAACTACTTCCGGTTCTCGTCGACCGACGACGGCGCCGTCGTCGTGGAATACGAATCCGTCCAGAAGCCGGATCCCGACGACGAGACGCTCCTCGAACGTCTGGTCACCCGCTCGCCAGCACCGCCGGAGCCGATTCCAGATCGTACCGTCGTCGACCCGGCGAACGATCGGCTCACCTCGTCGGCCGACGAAGTCGCCGCGTCAGACGATCAGCCGACGCGTCCGACGGACTGA
- a CDS encoding DUF1269 domain-containing protein, which translates to MDGAEGMRERMYDFQKRELITLEDAAVVVRKENGHAKVKQAHSLVGSGALGGAFWGMLIGLLFLAPWLGLIAGAAGGALGGKLGDVGIDDSFIKEVSETVEPGQSALFLLVRDAQLERIEQETEDMNFTIIDTNLSPEDETQLRETFAAEEVAG; encoded by the coding sequence ATGGACGGCGCAGAGGGGATGCGCGAACGCATGTACGACTTCCAGAAGCGCGAACTTATCACGCTCGAGGACGCGGCCGTCGTCGTCCGGAAGGAGAACGGCCACGCGAAGGTAAAGCAGGCCCATAGCCTGGTCGGGTCGGGCGCCCTCGGCGGGGCGTTCTGGGGCATGCTCATCGGTCTTCTCTTTCTCGCCCCGTGGCTGGGGTTGATCGCCGGGGCCGCGGGTGGTGCCCTGGGCGGCAAACTCGGTGACGTGGGTATCGACGACTCGTTCATCAAAGAGGTCAGCGAGACGGTCGAGCCAGGTCAGTCGGCGCTGTTCCTCCTCGTGCGCGACGCCCAGCTGGAACGCATCGAGCAGGAGACCGAGGACATGAACTTCACGATCATCGACACGAACCTCTCGCCGGAGGACGAAACGCAGCTCCGCGAGACGTTCGCAGCCGAAGAAGTCGCGGGCTGA
- a CDS encoding TIGR00341 family protein encodes MRLVQVLIPEGNRASVLDALDEYGIDYAVFDEVGRGDFEAMVQFPVPPSGVEPVLEDLRSAGIEEDAYTIVVPTETVISRRLSALVERFPGLRISREELHARAQDLAPANSTFFSFLLLSTIIATTGLLLDSAATIIGAMVVAPLMGPAISASVGTILDDEQMAARGVKLQVTGLVAAIATAAILGFVLEQTVLLPPALDIRTVPEIAERTSPNVLSLFLALGSGLAGAISVMRGAGSALVGVAIAVALVPPAATAGLGIAFGLPGVAIAAAVLVVVNLLAINLSALTLFYLSGFRPLDAGQYVGVRSSVFSRIVVVGIGIAVLSIVLVGVTLATFYTESVEQEATSEIEREFEEAQFESVELEEVSVDYTTTELLLGEEPQVNVLVGIPRDEPAPPGLAQRLDDRITEATGQDVVVRVGYIETQWSEDEPRTEGRPVLSREVASDARWNIPVRPRGPPISESSPG; translated from the coding sequence ATGCGTCTCGTTCAGGTACTGATCCCGGAGGGCAATCGCGCCAGCGTGCTCGACGCGCTCGACGAGTACGGCATCGACTACGCCGTCTTCGACGAGGTCGGGCGTGGTGACTTCGAGGCGATGGTCCAGTTTCCGGTGCCGCCGAGCGGCGTCGAACCGGTACTCGAAGACCTCCGCAGCGCGGGGATCGAGGAGGACGCCTACACGATCGTCGTTCCCACGGAGACGGTTATCTCCCGGCGGCTCTCCGCGCTCGTCGAGCGATTTCCTGGACTGCGCATCTCGCGTGAAGAGCTCCACGCCAGAGCCCAGGATCTCGCCCCTGCGAACTCCACGTTCTTCTCCTTCCTGCTGCTCAGTACGATCATCGCGACGACCGGCCTGCTCCTGGACTCGGCGGCGACGATCATCGGGGCGATGGTCGTGGCACCGCTGATGGGACCGGCGATTTCAGCGAGCGTCGGGACGATCCTCGACGACGAGCAGATGGCCGCCCGCGGCGTGAAGCTACAGGTGACCGGTCTCGTCGCCGCGATCGCCACCGCTGCAATCCTCGGGTTCGTCCTCGAGCAAACCGTCCTCTTGCCACCGGCGCTGGACATCAGGACCGTCCCCGAGATCGCCGAACGGACGAGTCCGAACGTGCTCTCGCTGTTCCTCGCGCTTGGCTCCGGACTCGCCGGCGCGATCAGCGTCATGCGGGGTGCTGGGTCGGCACTCGTCGGCGTCGCGATCGCGGTCGCCCTCGTGCCGCCAGCCGCGACCGCCGGACTCGGGATCGCGTTCGGGCTCCCCGGCGTCGCGATCGCCGCGGCCGTGCTCGTCGTCGTGAACCTCCTCGCGATCAACCTCTCGGCATTGACGCTGTTCTACCTCTCGGGATTCCGCCCGCTCGACGCTGGGCAGTACGTCGGCGTCAGGAGTTCCGTCTTCTCCCGGATCGTCGTCGTCGGGATCGGCATCGCCGTGCTCTCGATCGTGCTCGTCGGGGTGACGCTCGCGACGTTCTACACCGAGTCCGTCGAGCAGGAAGCCACATCCGAAATCGAGCGCGAGTTCGAGGAGGCGCAGTTCGAGTCGGTCGAACTCGAGGAGGTGAGCGTCGACTACACGACGACGGAACTACTGCTCGGGGAGGAGCCACAAGTCAACGTGCTGGTCGGGATCCCGAGGGACGAACCCGCACCGCCGGGTCTCGCCCAGCGGCTGGACGATCGGATCACCGAGGCGACCGGGCAGGACGTCGTCGTACGCGTCGGCTACATCGAGACGCAGTGGTCGGAGGACGAACCGCGAACCGAAGGGCGGCCGGTTCTTTCTCGAGAAGTGGCTTCCGACGCTCGTTGGAACATACCCGTTCGACCTCGAGGTCCTCCAATCTCGGAGTCCTCTCCAGGTTGA
- a CDS encoding PQQ-binding-like beta-propeller repeat protein — translation MAASRRRALKMAGAALVFGLAGCSTTGDNSNSADDSATGHNGSRSSRDGTGDNETEYNSGTGDGGSDSGSNETDSDPQGDDDSGSQNEIGSASGSWQTYQYDTARSGYAPSETPPGDDASVQWTSEVGQTFAESSPAVSGETVVVTTYGGSVRGIDLATGTERWVYETSQDVYASPTVQNGTAFVGAADGKLHAIDTSTGEGRWTYTAGYPVNRSVAVSGDVYLAAQSGTNSAFVAALDPETGGERWRHSLDTYGEYGATVSGAVTVADESVVIGTGRYGSTFVCLDASTGDSVWTFDSSTYSGQSYDEVFHTAAVVDGSVFVPLTVEDPNNVSTIISFDLSTGDVRWEWQREGELVAGDCAVGPEAVYITTTSDDTAKLVRLNRQTHSVDWSVDLATSSPRCAPLLVDSTLFVGNSRFDPADGAHLGVVGESQSWAQRPITNGYLVQNHSSRRGSSYKMYSTDNI, via the coding sequence ATGGCGGCGTCAAGACGACGAGCGTTGAAGATGGCAGGGGCTGCTCTGGTATTCGGCCTCGCTGGCTGTTCGACGACCGGTGACAATTCCAATTCGGCGGACGATTCAGCGACCGGGCACAACGGGTCACGTTCGTCCCGTGACGGAACTGGAGATAACGAAACCGAATATAACTCTGGAACGGGCGATGGAGGATCGGACTCGGGATCAAACGAGACTGACTCCGATCCACAAGGCGATGACGATTCGGGGTCCCAGAATGAGATCGGATCCGCCAGTGGATCGTGGCAAACGTATCAGTACGATACTGCCCGGTCGGGTTACGCACCGTCCGAAACTCCTCCTGGAGATGATGCGTCCGTCCAGTGGACCAGCGAGGTGGGTCAAACGTTCGCAGAATCGTCTCCAGCGGTCTCTGGCGAGACAGTGGTGGTTACCACATACGGTGGGTCCGTTCGGGGTATCGATCTCGCTACTGGAACCGAACGATGGGTTTACGAGACGAGTCAGGACGTTTATGCGTCGCCAACCGTTCAAAACGGGACGGCATTTGTCGGGGCAGCTGACGGTAAGCTTCACGCAATAGATACCTCCACGGGCGAGGGCCGCTGGACGTACACTGCTGGCTACCCCGTAAATCGAAGCGTCGCAGTTTCCGGGGACGTCTATCTCGCTGCCCAGAGTGGAACGAACAGTGCGTTCGTCGCCGCACTTGACCCCGAAACTGGGGGTGAACGCTGGCGTCACAGTCTTGATACCTACGGCGAATACGGTGCCACCGTTTCCGGTGCCGTTACGGTTGCCGACGAATCGGTGGTGATCGGCACCGGTCGATACGGTTCGACGTTCGTATGTCTGGACGCTTCGACGGGTGATTCCGTCTGGACGTTCGATTCGTCCACGTATAGTGGCCAGTCGTATGACGAAGTATTTCACACGGCCGCAGTGGTTGACGGATCGGTGTTTGTACCACTGACAGTCGAAGACCCAAATAATGTGAGTACTATCATCTCCTTTGACCTGTCGACCGGTGACGTTCGCTGGGAGTGGCAGCGCGAGGGTGAGCTCGTCGCGGGAGATTGCGCAGTCGGACCGGAGGCCGTCTATATTACGACGACATCCGATGATACAGCGAAACTCGTTCGATTGAATCGACAGACGCATTCAGTGGACTGGTCAGTCGATCTTGCAACCTCCTCACCGAGGTGTGCCCCGTTGCTAGTCGACTCGACATTATTTGTCGGCAATAGTCGCTTCGATCCAGCCGATGGTGCTCACCTCGGAGTCGTAGGGGAATCACAGAGTTGGGCCCAACGTCCCATCACTAACGGATATCTGGTACAGAATCATAGTTCCCGTCGGGGAAGTTCCTACAAGATGTACAGTACAGATAATATTTGA